Sequence from the Denticeps clupeoides chromosome 20, fDenClu1.1, whole genome shotgun sequence genome:
NNNNNNNNNNNNNNNNNNNNNNNNNNNNNNNNNNNNNNNNNNNNNNNNNNNNNNNNNNNNNNNNNNNNNNNNNNNNNNNNNNNNNNNNNNNNNNNNNNNNNNNNNNNNNNNNNNNNNNNNNNNNNNNNNNNNNNNNNNNNNNNNNNNNNNNNNNNNNNNNNNNNNNNNNNNNNNNNNNNNNNNNNNNNNNNNNNNNNNNNNNNNNNNNNNNNNNNNNNNNNNNNNNNNNNNNNNNNNNNNNNNNNNNNNNNNNNNNNNNNNNNNNNNNNNNNNNNNNNNNNNNNNNNNNNNNNNNNNNNNNNNNNNNNNNNNNNNNNNNNNNNNNNNNNNNNNNNNNNNNNNNNNNNNNNNNNNNNNNNNNNNNNNNNNNNNNNNNNNNNNNNNNNNNNNNNNNNNNNNNNNNNNNNNNNNNNNNNNNNNNNNNNNNNNNNNNNNNNNNNNNNNNNNNNNNNNNNNNNNNNNNNNNNNNNNNNNNNNNNNNNNNNNNNNNNNNNNNNNNNNNNNNNNNNNNNNNNNNNNNNNNNNNNNNNNNNNNNNNNNNNNNNNNNNNNNNNNNNNNNNNNNNNNNNNNNNNNNNNNNNNNNNNNNNNNNNNNNNNNNNNNNNNNNNNNNNNNNNNNNNNNNNNNNNNNNNNNNNNNNNNNNNNNNNNNNNNNNNNNNNNNNNNNNNNNNNNNNNNNNNNNNNNNNNNNNNNNNNNNNNNNNNNNNNNNNNNNNNNNNNNNNNNNNNNNNNNNNNNNNNNNNNNNNNNNNNNNNNNNNNNNNNNNNNNNNNNNNNNNNNNNNNNNNNNNNNNNNNNNNNNNNNNNNNNNNNNNNNNNNNNNNNNNNNNNNNNNNNNNNNNNNNNNNNNNNNNNNNNNNNNNNNNNNNNNNNNNNNNNNNNNNNNNNNNNNNNNNNNNNNNNNNNNNNNNNNNNNNNNNNNNNNNNNNNNNNNNNNNNNNNNNNNNNNNNNNNNNNNNNNNNNNNNNNNNNNNNNNNNNNNNNNNNNNNNNNNNNNNNNNNNNNNNNNNNNNNNNNNNNNNNNNNNNNNNNNNNNNNNNNNNNNNNNNNNNNNNNNNNNNNNNNNNNNNNNNNNNNNNNNNNNNNNNNNNNNNNNNNNNNNNNNNNNNNNNNNNNNNNNNNNNNNNNNNNNNNNNNNNNNNNNNNNNNNNNNNNNNNNNNNNNNNNNNNNNNNNNNNNNNNNNNNNNNNNNNNNNNNNNNNNNNNNNNNNNNNNNNNNNNNNNNNNNNNNNNNNNNNNNNNNNNNNNNNNNNNNNNNNNNNNNNNNNNNNNNNNNNNNNNNNNNNNNNNNNNNNNNNNNNNNNNNNNNNNNNNNNNNNNNNNNNNNNNNNNNNNNNNNNNNNNNNNNNNNNNNNNNNNNNNNNNNNNNNNNNNNNNNNNNNNNNNNNNNNNNNNNNNNNNNNNNNNNNNNNNNNNNNNNNNNNNNNNNNNNNNNNNNNNNNNNNNNNNNNNNNNNNNNNNNNNNNNNNNNNNNNNNNNNNNNNNNNNNNNNNNNNNNNNNNNNNNNNNNNNNNNNNNNNNNNNNNNNNNNNNNNNNNNNNNNNNNNNNNNNNNNNNNNNNNNNNNNNNNNNNNNNNNNNNNNNNNNNNNNNNNNNNNNNNNNNNNNNNNNNNNNNNNNNNNNNNNNNNNNNNNNNNNNNNNNNNNNNNNNNNNNNNNNNNNNNNNNNNNNNNNNNNNNNNNNNNNNNNNNNNNNNNNNNNNNNNNNNNNNNNNNNNNNNNNNNNNNNNNNNNNNNNNNNNNNNNNNNNNNNNNNNNNNNNNNNNNNNNNNNNNNNNNNNNNNNNNNNNNNNNNNNNNNNNNNNNNNNNNNNNNNNNNNNNNNNNNNNNNNNNNNNNNNNNNNNNNNNNNNNNNNNNNNNNNNNNNNNNNNNNNNNNNNNNNNNNNNNNNNNNNNNNNNNNNNNNNNNNNNNNNNNNNNNNNNNNNNNNNNNNNNNNNNNNNNNNNNNNNNNNNNNNNNNNNNNNNNNNNNNNNNNNNNNNNNNNNNNNNNNNNNNNNNNNNNNNNNNNNNNNNNNNNNNNNNNNNNNNNNNNNNNNNNNNNNNNNNNNNNNNNNNNNNNNNNNNNNNNNNNNNNNNNNNNNNNNNNNNNNNNNNNNNNNNNNNNNNNNNNNNNNNNNNNNNNNNNNNNNNNNNNNNNNNNNNNNNNNNNNNNNNNNNNNNNNNNNNNNNNNNNNNNNNNNNNNNNNNNNNNNNNNNNNNNNNNNNNNNNNNNNNNNNNNNNNNNNNNNNNNNNNNNNNNNNNNNNNNNNNNNNNNNNNNNNNNNNNNNNNNNNNNNNNNNNNNNNNNNNNNNNNNNNNNNNNNNNNNNNNNNNNNNNNNNNNNNNNNNNNNNNNNNNNNNNNNNNNNNNNNNNNNNNNNNNNNNNNNNNNNNNNNNNNNNNNNNNNNNNNNNNNNNNNNNNNNNNNNNNNNNNNNNNNNNNNNNNNNNNNNNNNNNNNNNNNNNNNNNNNNNNNNNNNNNNNNNNNNNNNNNNNNNNNNNNNNNNNNNNNNNNNNNNNNNNNNNNNNNNNNNNNNNNNNNNNNNNNNNNNNNNNNNNNNNNNNNNNNNNNNNNNNNNNNNNNNNNNNNNNNNNNNNNNNNNNNNNNNNNNNNNNNNNNNNNNNNNNNNNNNNNNNNNNNNNNNNNNNNNNNNNNNNNNNNNNNNNNNNNNNNNNNNNNNNNNNNNNNNNNNNNNNNNNNNNNNNNNNNNNNNNNNNNNNNNNNNNNNNNNNNNNNNNNNNNNNNNNNNNNNNNNNNNNNNNNNNNNNNNNNNNNNNNNNNNNNNNNNNNNNNNNNNNNNNNNNNNNNNNNNNNNNNNNNNNNNNNNNNNNNNNNNNNNNNNNNNNNNNNNNNNNNNNNNNNNNNNNNNNNNNNNNNNNNNNNNNNNNNNNNNNNNNNNNNNNNNNNNNNNNNNNNNNNNNNNNNNNNNNNNNNNNNNNNNNNNNNNNNNNNNNNNNNNNNNNNNNNNNNNNNNNNNNNNNNNNNNNNNNNNNNNNNNNNNNNNNNNNNNNNNNNNNNNNNNNNNNNNNNNNNNNNNNNNNNNNNNNNNNNNNNNNNNNNNNNNNNNNNNNNNNNNNNNNNNNNNNNNNNNNNNNNNNNNNNNNNNNNNNNNNNNNNNNNNNNNNNNNNNNNNNNNNNNNNNNNNNNNNNNNNNNNNNNNNNNNNNNNNNNNNNNNNNNNNNNNNNNNNNNNNNNNNNNNNNNNNNNNNNNNNNNNNNNNNNNNNNNNNNNNNNNNNNNNNNNNNNNNNNNNNNNNNNNNNNNNNNNNNNNNNNNNNNNNNNNNNNNNNNNNNNNNNNNNNNNNNNNNNNNNNNNNNNNNNNNNNNNNNNNNNNNNNNNNNNNNNNNNNNNNNNNNNNNNNNNNNNNNNNNNNNNNNNNNNNNNNNNNNNNNNNNNNNNNNNNNNNNNNNNNNNNNNNNNNNNNNNNNNNNNNNNNNNNNNNNNNNNNNNNNNNNNNNNNNNNNNNNNNNNNNNNNNNNNNNNNNNNNNNNNNNNNNNNNNNNNNNNNNNNNNNNNNNNNNNNNNNNNNNNNNNNNNNNNNNNNNNNNNNNNNNNNNNNNNNNNNNNNNNNNNNNNNNNNNNNNNNNNNNNNNNNNNNNNNNNNNNNNNNNNNNNNNNNNNNNNNNNNNNNNNNNNNNNNNNNNNNNNNNNNNNNNNNNNNNNNNNNNNNNNNNNNNNNNNNNNNNNNNNNNNNNNNNNNNNNNNNNNNNNNNNNNNNNNNNNNNNNNNNNNNNNNNNNNNNNNNNNNNNNNNNNNNNNNNNNNNNNNNNNNNNNNNNNNNNNNNNNNNNNNNNNNNNNNNNNNNNNNNNNNNNNNNNNNNNNNNNNNNNNNNNNNNNNNNNNNNNNNNNNNNNNNNNNNNNNNNNNNNNNNNNNNNNNNNNNNNNNNNNNNNNNNNNNNNNNNNNNNNNNNNNNNNNNNNNNNNNNNNNNNNNNNNNNNNNNNNNNNNNNNNNNNNNNNNNNNNNNNNNNNNNNNNNNNNNNNNNNNNNNNNNNNNNNNNNNNNNNNNNNNNNNNNNNNNNNNNNNNNNNNNNNNNNNNNNNNNNNNNNNNNNNNNNNNNNNNNNNNNNNNNNNNNNNNNNNNNNNNNNNNNNNNNNNNNNNNNNNNNNNNNNNNNNNNNNNNNNNNNNNNNNNNNNNNNNNNNNNNNNNNNNNNNNNNNNNNNNNNNNNNNNNNNNNNNNNNNNNNNNNNNNNNNNNNNNNNNNNNNNNNNNNNNNNNNNNNNNNNNNNNNNNNNNNNNNNNNNNNNNNNNNNNNNNNNNNNNNNNNNNNNNNNNNNNNNNNNNNNNNNNNNNNNNNNNNNNNNNNNNNNNNNNNNNNNNNNNNNNNNNNNNNNNNNNNNNNNNNNNNNNNNNNNNNNNNNNNNNNNNNNNNNNNNNNNNNNNNNNNNNNNNNNNNNNNNNNNNNNNNNNNNNNNNNNNNNNNNNNNNNNNNNNNNNNNNNNNNNNNNNNNNNNNNNNNNNNNNNNNNNNNNNNNNNNNNNNNNNNNNNNNNNNNNNNNNNNNNNNNNNNNNNNNNNNNNNNNNNNNNNNNNNNNNNNNNNNNNNNNNNNNNNNNNaaatcccacttactaccattgtgtccctgagcaagacacttaaccttaagttgctccagggggactgtccctgtaaatactgattgtaagtcgctctggataaaggcgtctgataaatgctgtgaatgtaataaTGTCTGGCAAATTAGCAAAAAGTGCAGCCACTAGTGGGCGGTCGACGCATACTCTCTACTCCAATTTACCGAATATTGGGTGTTTCTTGCTGAATTGAGTTCAGCGAGTGGCGTAGCGATTCAGACCAGCCGATTGAATGGACTACGTTTGAATCCACGTTTTCTAGAAAAGTATTTTgaaatataacatatatttctaaattttatttgaaatataacAATGGAGGAGGTGTGACTGGAAATGTTTCAGAACCACAGCCATATCCCCCCCAAATCCTCCCTACTCAAACCACCGAACTCCCCCAGCTGGATCCTCAATAGTAACTGATAGTAATTGAACCCACCTGCCAATTACAAACACCAATCCACCTCTAACTCTTCTTGCTCCTCATTCAAACGCTTCTCTGTCTTGACATCAGGCGAGGTCCTACAACTTATCACTTCAtccaacccaaccacctgttcACTGGATCCAATCCCTTCCACATCGCATCCATCATGAATAAATCCATCTGGTCACATCCCATCAGCCTTCAGAAGAGCCTTCATTTCAACTCTTAAGAAACCCACCTCCAATCTCTCAGATGTTTCCAGCTATAGACCACTCTAAAATCCAGAAATCACAAATCCACAGCTTTCTCACTAACCAGAACAACCTTCCAGACCCAAAGCAGTCTGGTTGCAAAACAACTCATTTCACATGAGACTGCTCTTCTGGCTGTTACACAAGTgaaagtgcagcacagcacatggtgacacagtgaaatgtgtcctctgtatttaactgtcactctcggtgagcggtgggcagccatgacaggtgcagtgCAAGACTCTCTTATGGGTTTGGGAGTCAGTGACCTGGCATGACAATGGATAAGATCCATCCTCAAGACAACTTTTTAAAACCCCTGTCCGCAGCATCAGGAGCACGTCTGCTAGAATGTGCAATAGCTTCCCATGTAGTCCAGCTCCTGAACACCATGCTGGATGCATGactttcagccttccaaaaTTCTATGTTCCCTTCACTGGTTTCctgtagctgcccgcatcatattaaaaaagtgaTGCATGCCTAAAAAGACAGCACCCTCAAATCTCAGAAACTTTCTATCATAAGAATTAGGCCTTTTTGTGATCTCAAAGTTCATGAATTGTCATTATTCTTGGTGTTAATCTGAATAATAAattggactggactcataacacaaatggAGTCTGCATAAAACTGTACCTGCTTTTGGAGCTCAGGTCCTTTGGAGTACATGTGCTGCCCCTGGGGACCTTTTAGACAGACATCTTGGCATGAGctatcttttatggtgtggtgtGCCGGGACAGCAGCATCTCTTGGGACAGAAGGAGTCTGAACAGGCGGATCCAGGGAGCCAGTTCCGTTGAAGGATGatctctggacccagtggaggtaacgGGTGTCAGCAGAATGATGGCTATGGCGTCATCCCTGTTAGataacatctcccaccccatgctgGAGACTCTAATgacactgagcagctcctttaGAAGCAGGTTCCTGTATCCACAAAGTAAGAAgaagagattcagaaggtcctTCCTCCCAACCGCTGTCTAACTCTACAACAAAGACCTTGCAGCTGATCACACTTTCACTGACAGACTAACAAACAGCCATATCTAATAGCCCATGGTAATTTCACAAGTGCAATATGTGTCTATATCAACTAtgaacatatatacataaaaaaattctatgtgTACATACAATCATTCACTCATTACATATACATTAGTCCACATTTATTTCCagattattcatttatatagtgtatttatttcttgctgctcttatcttgtactgtccactttgtgctgtgacaatgtaaatgtcccacttgtgggactaataaaaataatcttaGTTCatcttatgtatttattaaattcagTCCATGTTAAATAAATAGTGTAAATTTTATGTggcaccacctggtgggccagaggCGTTAGGACGTATGAATTTATTGAttccaaaaaatacatttatttatcgtCGTGAACTGACTGTAATGAATAACAGCGTGACCAGTTTTATTTACAATTGTATTTAGatcagattatatatatatatttaatttaaatatagtCTTAAAATGGTTGTTTACTGAAACAGCACATTTAGTCAGAGTGAAACTTTATGTTAATATTAACCTGACATCCATTAACAGTCACGCCCCCAAGATTAGTGCCtattgacatgaaaatgtcacacttACGATGGCATGTACACTTTTAATGACTCTTATCATCCTGATGGGATAAAAAGGCACAGACCATCAAGCTTCAGCATTTCATAAATTGTCATTATTCAATGTATTATATAAGATTGATTAAATATGTCAGTATGTAGCAATATTTAACTACAGATTTTAAAtctctctggataaaggcatctgaaaaatgctttaaacgtaaatgtaaaagtagtgAAAGTGGTATATTGGACCACAAGCGTTAGGACGTTACAATATTGTACATATGAATATAATCATTGATTTCGTGGTGAACTGACTAATGAATAACAGTgtgaccagttttttttttacaattgtaattagattagattagatactatatacatatgtgtgtgtgcgtgtgcatctctctctctctctctctctctctctctatatatatatatatatatatatatatatatatataatgtagtCTTAAAATGGTTGTTTACTGAAACAGCACATTTAGTCAGAGTGAAACTTTATGTTAATATTAACCTTACATCCATTAACAGTCACGCCCCCAAGATTAGGGTCtattgacatgaaaatgtcacacttACGATGGCATGTACACTTTTAATGACTCTTATCATCCTGATGGGATAAAAAGGCACAGACCATCAAGCTTCAGCATTTCACTTCTGGAGTTAAGAGAGTAAAGATGGAAAACATCTCGGCTCTGGCACCCATGGGTGGCTCCAAGAAACGATACGTGAAGAAGTGCACCTACCTGGGACTTGTAGCCTGTATCCTGCAGAACTCCCAGATGAAAAGACTAACATTTGGAGAGGTAAGTTAAAAGGCTCCGTATTTTATAATACGTATTAATGATGAGGGGTGAATGTCCTgaataaagtttctttttttgaatcgaaagtgattgttttaagAAGCTGTTTTTCACTTTACAGATAATGACGAGACTGGAAGAGTTTGTCACCGGAGATAGACGAGGACTGGAAAACACAATCCGTGTCTGCCTGTCTACTAATGACTGCTTTGTCAAGGTAAGAGGAATTTAAACTTCTTTTTTAGGGGTCGCTTCTGTGGATCAACAGGTCTGGTTGACCTCACAACTGACCTGGTTTAAGTTGTTCACTTGATGCCGATCCTGACTTGGGACTgtcaccaagaaatacactgtcacatgcttCCCCAGTGGCTCAGTTAAGATCATTTTAACTGCATGTTATATAAACTCGAACctgatttttgtttgttcaccAGGTTCCGGTAAATCCAGAATTCCCAAAAGCTAAAAAGAACTTTTGGACGGTGGATGAGCGTCGGATCACCAAGAAGATGATGCAACGTCACTTCACTGGCACGCGTGACATATTTCCGGCTCTACCTTTTCAGATTTCCATGGATGTTAGAGACAAGACAAGCTGCAAAACACCTGCAAGTTCATCATGTAAAGCAACAGAGATGAAGAGCTCAGAAAAGTTCACCAGTTCCTTCTCCATCGAATCTATTCTTAAGAAGGATGTGATTCCAAGAATGGAAAGTGAGCAGCTTAATGGAAGTGTTCCACTGAAGAGGAAGGGTTGTTGGGACAGAGAGCTCTGTGGACTGTCACAGTTACCACCGTACCTCAACATGGCCACAGCAGCAGGGACCTGGTGTCCACCCAGATACAACTACGAGTCAGATGGAAATGTTCTTCATACTCACAGCAACGAGAGCTGCAGACCTTATAAGAAGGTCCGACTGTCAGAAGAACATATTTCCTTTCCCTTCATCAAcgttcctttactttactttatttggcagacgcttttatccaaagcgacttacaatgggaagaca
This genomic interval carries:
- the LOC114770595 gene encoding forkhead box protein H1-like encodes the protein MENISALAPMGGSKKRYVKKCTYLGLVACILQNSQMKRLTFGEIMTRLEEFVTGDRRGLENTIRVCLSTNDCFVKVPVNPEFPKAKKNFWTVDERRITKKMMQRHFTGTRDIFPALPFQISMDVRDKTSCKTPASSSCKATEMKSSEKFTSSFSIESILKKDVIPRMESEQLNGSVPLKRKGCWDRELCGLSQLPPYLNMATAAGTWCPPRYNYESDGNVLHTHSNESCRPYKKVRLSEEHISFPFINVPLLYFIWLLENRLYQELEENSFHIILTTFLGFSLSPRGVAMDQIAHAHIYLPAATVSGSCKFR